The genome window ATGGAAATACACCATGCCGTTCGTGGGTTCATACACGCCGGTAATGCAGTTGAAAGCGGTTGTCTTGCCGGCGCCGTTCGGGCCGATCAGGGCCACGATCTCGCCCTGGTTCACTTCCAGGGACAGGTTATTGATTGCCACCACGCCGCCAAACTGCATGGTGATGTTTTCCATTTTCAGGACGCTGTTGTTCACTGCTTCACTCATTTGGCCGCCCTCCCTTTCGTTTTGATCTTACGGGAGAGCAGATCCGGCAGCTCCTTGTCTCCCATGATCCCGCGGCGGAAGAACAGCACCACGATCATGATGATCACGGAGAAGACCACCATCCGGAATCCGGTCCTGAGCAGCGGCACCTCAAAGTCGCCGATGATCTGCTTTTCATCCAGGAAACGCAGCCACCATTCGCTGCAGGCCACAAACAGGAAAGAGCTGAATACGCTGCCCGATACCGAGCCGATACCGCCGATCACGACGATCAGCAGGATCTCATACGTCATGGCCGAGGTGAAGGATTTCGCCTGCACCGTGGTCTGGTACATGGCCAGCATGGCACCGCCCACTCCGGCAAAGAAGGAGGAGATGCAGAAAGCCAGCCGCTTATGGTGCGCCAGGTTGATGCCCATGGCTTCCGCGGCGACTTCGTCATCCCGGACCGCCTTAAGGGCACGGCCGTAGCTGGAGTTGATCAGCAGCACGATCAGCGCGATACACACGCCCGCAATGATGAACGGGATCAGCGTGGACAGATAGATCGTCACATTTCCCTGGGCATCTTTGATATTGAAATCGTTGAAGTTCGGGAAGGCCCGCAGCATGTTGGAACCGTTGGTCACCGGGCCCAGTCCGTTCCACTGGAAGATGGCGCGGATGATCTCCGCAAAACCCAGTGTCGCGATGGCCAGGTAGTCGCTCTTCAGCCGCAGCACCGGCAGGCCGATCAGGAAGGCGAAGAACGCCGCCGCCAGGCCCGCCATGATCAGCGCGATGACAACCGGCACCGTAAACTGTACAATACCGCCGTCAAAGTACTGGTAAACAGAAGCCCTCTGGGCAACAGGAATGGTGAAAATACCGTAAACATAGGCACCTACCAGCATGAAGCCCGCCTGGCCGAGGGAGAAGATTCCCGTGAAGCCGTTGAGCAGGTTCATGGATACTGCCACCAGCGCGTAGGTCGCGCCTTTTTTCAGCACCGTGAAAAGCATGGAAGTCGCCGGCAGCGTCTGCTCCGCAATAAAGACCGCGGCATAGATCGCCAGGACCAGCGCAAAAGTGATGATCATCGGTGCTTTTGACTTCTTCTGGTTCATTCTGCTCACCTCACACCTTATCCGTCACTTTTTCGCCGAACAGTCCGGTCGGCTTCACAATAAGAATGATGATCAGCAGTGCAAACGTGAAGGCATCGGAGAAGGTCGCCAGGCCCATCGGGGCCTTGATCAGGCCAAGCTTGAACAGGATCACGTCCAGGCCCTTGATGATATTCTCCATGATACCGATGATGAACGCGCCGATCACCGCTCCCGGAATGGAGCCGATGCCGCCGAACACCGCCGCCACAAAAGCCTTCAGGCCCGGCATGGCACCGGAGGTCTGGATGACGGTGGGATAGTTGGTAAAGAACAGGATCGAGCCAACGCCCGCCAGGAAAGAACCGATAATGAACGTGGCGGAAATAACGTTGTTGATCTTGATACCCATCAGCTGGCTGGTTTCAAAATCCTTTGAAACAGCCCGCATGGCCATACCGATCTTGGTTTTATTGATCAGCAGCACCAGGGCGACCACCAGGACGATCACAAGGATCGGGGTTACCACCGTAACCACCTTGGTCTTGGCCGCTCCGATCTGCATGGTTTCGGATATCAGAGGAATCGTCGGGTACTGTTTGTTCAGGCCGCCGGTAATATAAAGCACCAGGTTCTGCAGGGTATAGCTGACGCCGATAGCGGAGATCATTACCGACATCCGCGGCGCGGAACGCAGGGGCTTGTAAGCTGCCCGCTCGATCAGGAAACCCACCGCCACAGTAATCAGCAGGACCAGCGGAATGCACAGCCACAGCGGCAGTCCGGACGCGGCCACATACACCATGATGATGCCCGCCACCATGAACACATCGCCGTGGGCAAAGTTAATCAGGCGCAGGATGCCGTAGACCATCGTATAGCCGATGGCGATCAGCGCGTACTGCCCGCCGACGGAGACGCCGGAAAGCAGATAGGGGAAAATGGTATCCCACATATTCGGACACTCCAATCACATCGTATTCATTCATACGAAACGCGGCGGAGGCATGCATGCCTCCGCCGCATGAAAAATCATTCAGATTTGTTTCCCGGATTATTCAACCGTCTGTTCGGCGACGAATTCCCAGGCGCCGGTCTCGTTGTTGATGGTCTTCACGAAAGCGGAGGTGCGGATCGCGTCGCCCGTCTCATCGAACTTGATGTGTCCGGATACACCGTCGATCTCGGTTGTCGGCAGGGCAGCCATCACAGCGGCACCGTCGGGAGAACCGGCAGCCTGCAGGGCAGCCAGCGCCATGTAGTATCCGTCATAACCCATCACGGAAACCGCAGCGATCATGTCGTTGCCGCCGTTGTTGGTCAGCATTTCGGGATTCGCGTTCAGCCAGGCCTTGAAGCCTTCGTCGAACTGGGCATTCGCGCCTTCCTGATAGAAGGTGGTGATGATGACCTTGATGTTGGTGCCGGTGGCCGCTTCAGCAACCTTGTTGCTGTCCAGGGTGTCACCGCCCAGGATCGGGATTTCCAGGCCCTGCGCGCTGGCGGTCTGGATGATCAGCGTGGAGTATTCAATGGACACGGGGCAGAAGAACACTTCAGCACCATAGGCAACAGCATTGCTGATGTAGGAGTTGAAGTCCTGGGTCTTGGAGGGGAAGTCTTCCTTGAAGACCACGCCGCCCAGGCCTTCGAACGCCTGCTTGAAGTACTCGATCAGGCCCTGGTCATAGTCATTGCCCAGCTCGCCCAGGCAGTATGCGGTCTTCACGCCCAGCGTGTTGAAAGCGTAGTTCGCCAGAACCGTGCCCTGGAAGGGATCCAGGAAGCAGACACGGAAGTAGTGGCTGTTGCCGGCGGTCACCTGCGGGTTGGTGCAGGTCAGGCCGATCACCGGGATGTTCGCATTCTTGAAGTATTCGGAACCGGCAATGGAAACGCCGGAGCCGTAGGAACCCAGCGCCACGCTGGCACCGGCAGAGATGATCTGCTGGGCGGCGGAAGGAGCCTTGTCGTTTTCGGAACCGTTGTCCGCGATCACCAGTTCCACTTTGTACTCTTCATCACCGATCTTGACGGTGGGGGTTTCCGCGTTGGCGTACTGAACGCCCAGGGTTTCCTGCTTGCCGCCGGCACCGTTGGAACCGGAAGCAGGCTCATAAACGCCGATTTTGATCACATTATCCGCCATTGCAAAGGCGGGAACGAGCAGCATCACGGCCAAAAACAGGGCAACAAATTTCTTCATGGGACTTCCTCCTTAGTGTATGTAGTTGACACCCTTGTCTAAGTTATTTCAGTATACCCACCGCACTGCCAAAAAACAATCTAAGTACAAAGGAAAGACAATACCTGTACAAAAAAGACGGGATATGAAAATTCATATCCCGTCGGTATTTTCCGTTGATTTATCAGCCCTTCAGGCCCTGTTCCTGGCGTTCCATGTTCTCCACAACGATGTCGTAGATCTCACCAAGGCTGGCGCAGTATTCCAGCACCTGCCAGGGTTCATTGGTATGGAAATGAATCTTGATCAGTTCATCATCGCCGACAGCCAGCAGGCAGTCACCCTTGAAATGGCTGGTGAAATAATCGTTGATCGCGTCTTCGTCCAGGTCTTTTCCCTCGATCAGCAGCTGGGTATCGAATTTAAACTCAAGCATTTTCCTGCGTCTCCTTCCTTACTTACCCGGAACTCATCCGGAACGGAACACAATGTATCATCTTTACCCTAAAATGTCAATTCTTTCAAGGGATTCAGCTTATTTTGCGCAAGCCCAGTTCTGTCCCTGATGGACCTCCGCCACCAGCGGAACCTCCAGCCTGATCGCGTCTTCCATCGCGTCCCTCAGCAGGACCGCGGCCTGTTCAGCTTCCTCCGGCGGGCATTCCAGCAGCAGTTCGTCGTGTACCTGCAGGATCAGGCGGCTCTGAAGCCCCGCCTCCCGCAGCGCTTTGTCAATCCGGACCATAGCCAGCTTGATGATATCCGCCGCCGTTCCCTGGACCGGGGTATTCATTGCCGCCCGCTTTCCGAATTCCCGGATAGGTGCCTTGGGGGAGCGCAGCTCCGGCAGGTACCGCCGCCGACCCATCAGTGTTTCGGCATAGCCCCTGTCAGCGCCTTCCGCCGCTGTCCGGTCCATAAAACGCTTCACCCCGGGATAGGTGGCGAAATATTTTTCAATAAACGCCGCCGCTTCCTTCCGGCTGACGCCAGTATTGCGGCTCAGGCCGAATCCGCTGATTCCGTAGATCAGGCCGAAATTGACTGCCTTGGCCCGGCTGCGCAGTTCCGGTGTTACCCATTCCGGCGGTACGTCAAAGATCTCGCTCGCTGTCCGGGCGTGGATATCTTCTCCTTTCCGGAAGGCGTCGATCAGCGCGGGATCCCCGGAGAAGTGCGCCATGAGCCGCAGTTCGATCTGGCTGTAGTCTGCGTCCAGCAGGATCCAGCCCTCCCGGGGCAGGAAAGCTTCCCGGATTTCCTTACCTTCCTCTGTCCGCACAGGGATGTTCTGGAGATTCGGTTCCGAGGAAGAAATCCGTCCCGTGGCGGTGGCAGTCTGGTCAAAGGTGGAATGCACCCGTCCCTTGCTGTCCACCAGCCGCAGCAAGCCTTCCACGTAGGTACTGTTCAGCTTGGTCAGCTGGCGGTAGCGCAGCAGCGGTTCAATGATCTCCGGCGCGTCAAAGCGCAGGCCTTCCAGTACCTCCACCGAGGTGGAATATCCCTTGGAGGTCTTTTTGCCGTGGGGGAGGTTCATTTCCTCAAAAAGGACTTCCCCGAGCTGCTGCGTGCTGTTCAGGTTAAAGGGATGACCGGCGGCCGCGATAACCTGCTCCCGCTTTTCCTCAATCTCCGCCGTGTATTTTCCGCCCAGGTCCCGCAGGAATTCCGTGTTCACCGTAAAGCCTGCCTGTTCCATCCGGAACAGTACGAAACTCAGCGGCTGTTCGATTTCCTTCATCAGCCGCGTCATACCGTCCTCTTCCACCCGGTTTTTCTGCCAGGCAGCCAGGGAACAGAGCGTTCCGGCGTCCTCCGGCAGATCCGGACACAAGGCACCAAGCCGGTAACTCTTTTCCTGCGGATTCAGCAGGTAAGCCGCCAGCATCGTATCCCAGCCGAAGCTTTCCGGTGTTTCCAGTCCGCTGCGGTCCAGCATATGCAGAAGCGCCTTGCCGTTATGAACAACCGCGTCGCCCTTCTTCAGCTCCGCCGTCAGGCAGCCCAGCACCTCCGCCGGATCCAGTCCCGGATTCAGCAGATCGCCGCCCAGGGTGATCTCCGCCCGTTTCCCGCCTTCCCGGGCAAGGGAAACAGCCGTTTCCGAAAGGTATACACACAGGGGACCGGCATCCTTTGTCTGATCAAGCCATGAAGCGATCTCCGAAGCGGTGGCAAGGGAAGCCGCCGGTTCAAATGTGATCTGTGCCGGACCGGGCCGGGCCGCGGATTCCCCGCTGTCCTCCCCGTCATCCAGCCGGCGGATAATACTGTTCAGCTTCAGCTTTGCCAGTGCCGGAATACCTTTTTTCAGGTCTGGCAGGATGCATGAGCTGAGGGTAAACTCCACCGGAGCGTCCCGGCGGATGGTCGCCAGTTCCTTGCTGAAACGGGCCTGGTCCGCGTAAGTGACCAGCTTTTCGCCCAGTTTTCCTTTTACCTGTCCGGCGTTTTCCAGCACCTTTTCCAGGGTGCCGTATTCCTGCAGCAGTTTGACCGCCGTTTTGTCGCCGACACCGGGAACACCGGGGATATTATCGCTGGAATCACCGGCCAGGCCTTTCCAGTCCGTAACCTGTTCCGGAGTGAAACCGTACTCCTCATAGATCTTTGAGGGGGTAAAGCGGATCGTTTCGGTGATTCCCTTCCTGGTAAACATCAGTTCCGTACCGCCGCCTACCAGCTGCAGGGCATCCCGGTCCCCGGTCAGCAGCAGGGGAGCCGCACCGGCCGCCGCGCCTTTCAGGCTCAGTGTACCAAGCAGGTCATCCGCTTCCCATCCCTGCAGGGAGAAACGCCGGATTCCCATATCATCCAGCAGGGTCAGGATGGTCCCGAACTGCTGCCGGAGCTCAGGCGGTGTTTCCTTCCGCCCGGCTTTGTAATCCGCGTAGACCGTATGGCGGAATGTAGGTCCGTGTTCATCAAAACAGACCGCCAGGTACTGGACGTTTTCCTCTTTGATGACTTTTAAAAGCATGCTCAGAAAGCCGTACACCGCATTGGTGTAAATGCCGTCCGCGTCCATCACAGGCAGGGCGTGGAACGCGCGGTGCATCAGGCTGTTGCCGTCTACGATCAGGAAGATATCCTTCAAGGAAGTCCCTCCGTTTCTCTCTCTTTCAGTTTCTTCATTATATAGGATGCCGCTCTTTCCTGTCCATTCCTTTTCAAACCGGAGGAAACATGATATACTTCCATTTGTATATACAGAACCGGTTATGAGAAGAAAGGATACCCCATGGCATATACTGTCGGAGCGGTCTCCCTGGGCTGCAACAAAAACCGGGTCGATACCGAAACGGCACTCGGCCTGCTGAAGGAAAAAGGATTCCTGCTGACGGATGATCCTGCCAAAGCGGACATCCTGCTGGTCAACACCTGCGGGTTTATTGATCCTGCCAAGGAGGAATCCGTCAATACCATTCTTGAAATGGCCCAGTATAAGATATCCGGCCGCTGCAAGGTGCTTGTCGTGACCGGCTGTCTCAGCCAGCGGTATTCCGGGGACCTGATGGAAGAAATTCCCGAGATCGATGTACTGCTCGGGGTGAACCAGTATGCGGAACTGCCTGCCGCCATTAACAAGGCGCTCGGCGCGGAACGTCCCTGCCTGTGTTCTGATGACTACGGATACTATGAACATGACCGGGTGCTGACTACCCCGTCTTATTCAGCCTATATCCGGATCGGCGAAGGCTGCTCCAACCGCTGCACCTTCTGTGCCATTCCGATGATCCGCGGACCATACCGCAGCCGGAATGAAGAGGCCATTCTCCGGGAAATCCGGTCCCTTGCCTGCTCCGGTGTCCGGGAGCATATCCTGGTCGCCCAGGATACCACCCGCTACGGTACGGAAGATCATCCCCACACCACCCTGCCGGATCTGATGAAAAAAGCCGCCGCCATTGACGGTGTAGACTGGCTCAGGGTTCTGTACTGCTATCCCGATGAAACAAACGATGCCCTGCTGGACGTGCTGGCGGATGTGGATAATGTCTGTCCCTATCTGGATATTCCTGTTCAGCATATCAACGCTGAAATGCTCAAACGTATGCACCGTCGGGGTACAAGGGAAGATATCCTTCGCTGTGTCCGCGGCGCGCGGGAAAGAGGTCTCACCCTGCGGACCACCCTGATCG of Aristaeella lactis contains these proteins:
- a CDS encoding branched-chain amino acid ABC transporter permease, with protein sequence MNQKKSKAPMIITFALVLAIYAAVFIAEQTLPATSMLFTVLKKGATYALVAVSMNLLNGFTGIFSLGQAGFMLVGAYVYGIFTIPVAQRASVYQYFDGGIVQFTVPVVIALIMAGLAAAFFAFLIGLPVLRLKSDYLAIATLGFAEIIRAIFQWNGLGPVTNGSNMLRAFPNFNDFNIKDAQGNVTIYLSTLIPFIIAGVCIALIVLLINSSYGRALKAVRDDEVAAEAMGINLAHHKRLAFCISSFFAGVGGAMLAMYQTTVQAKSFTSAMTYEILLIVVIGGIGSVSGSVFSSFLFVACSEWWLRFLDEKQIIGDFEVPLLRTGFRMVVFSVIIMIVVLFFRRGIMGDKELPDLLSRKIKTKGRAAK
- a CDS encoding branched-chain amino acid ABC transporter permease, translating into MWDTIFPYLLSGVSVGGQYALIAIGYTMVYGILRLINFAHGDVFMVAGIIMVYVAASGLPLWLCIPLVLLITVAVGFLIERAAYKPLRSAPRMSVMISAIGVSYTLQNLVLYITGGLNKQYPTIPLISETMQIGAAKTKVVTVVTPILVIVLVVALVLLINKTKIGMAMRAVSKDFETSQLMGIKINNVISATFIIGSFLAGVGSILFFTNYPTVIQTSGAMPGLKAFVAAVFGGIGSIPGAVIGAFIIGIMENIIKGLDVILFKLGLIKAPMGLATFSDAFTFALLIIILIVKPTGLFGEKVTDKV
- a CDS encoding ABC transporter substrate-binding protein, with the translated sequence MKKFVALFLAVMLLVPAFAMADNVIKIGVYEPASGSNGAGGKQETLGVQYANAETPTVKIGDEEYKVELVIADNGSENDKAPSAAQQIISAGASVALGSYGSGVSIAGSEYFKNANIPVIGLTCTNPQVTAGNSHYFRVCFLDPFQGTVLANYAFNTLGVKTAYCLGELGNDYDQGLIEYFKQAFEGLGGVVFKEDFPSKTQDFNSYISNAVAYGAEVFFCPVSIEYSTLIIQTASAQGLEIPILGGDTLDSNKVAEAATGTNIKVIITTFYQEGANAQFDEGFKAWLNANPEMLTNNGGNDMIAAVSVMGYDGYYMALAALQAAGSPDGAAVMAALPTTEIDGVSGHIKFDETGDAIRTSAFVKTINNETGAWEFVAEQTVE
- a CDS encoding kinase to dihydroxyacetone kinase, giving the protein MLEFKFDTQLLIEGKDLDEDAINDYFTSHFKGDCLLAVGDDELIKIHFHTNEPWQVLEYCASLGEIYDIVVENMERQEQGLKG
- the polA gene encoding DNA polymerase I, with translation MKDIFLIVDGNSLMHRAFHALPVMDADGIYTNAVYGFLSMLLKVIKEENVQYLAVCFDEHGPTFRHTVYADYKAGRKETPPELRQQFGTILTLLDDMGIRRFSLQGWEADDLLGTLSLKGAAAGAAPLLLTGDRDALQLVGGGTELMFTRKGITETIRFTPSKIYEEYGFTPEQVTDWKGLAGDSSDNIPGVPGVGDKTAVKLLQEYGTLEKVLENAGQVKGKLGEKLVTYADQARFSKELATIRRDAPVEFTLSSCILPDLKKGIPALAKLKLNSIIRRLDDGEDSGESAARPGPAQITFEPAASLATASEIASWLDQTKDAGPLCVYLSETAVSLAREGGKRAEITLGGDLLNPGLDPAEVLGCLTAELKKGDAVVHNGKALLHMLDRSGLETPESFGWDTMLAAYLLNPQEKSYRLGALCPDLPEDAGTLCSLAAWQKNRVEEDGMTRLMKEIEQPLSFVLFRMEQAGFTVNTEFLRDLGGKYTAEIEEKREQVIAAAGHPFNLNSTQQLGEVLFEEMNLPHGKKTSKGYSTSVEVLEGLRFDAPEIIEPLLRYRQLTKLNSTYVEGLLRLVDSKGRVHSTFDQTATATGRISSSEPNLQNIPVRTEEGKEIREAFLPREGWILLDADYSQIELRLMAHFSGDPALIDAFRKGEDIHARTASEIFDVPPEWVTPELRSRAKAVNFGLIYGISGFGLSRNTGVSRKEAAAFIEKYFATYPGVKRFMDRTAAEGADRGYAETLMGRRRYLPELRSPKAPIREFGKRAAMNTPVQGTAADIIKLAMVRIDKALREAGLQSRLILQVHDELLLECPPEEAEQAAVLLRDAMEDAIRLEVPLVAEVHQGQNWACAK
- the rimO gene encoding 30S ribosomal protein S12 methylthiotransferase RimO, producing the protein MAYTVGAVSLGCNKNRVDTETALGLLKEKGFLLTDDPAKADILLVNTCGFIDPAKEESVNTILEMAQYKISGRCKVLVVTGCLSQRYSGDLMEEIPEIDVLLGVNQYAELPAAINKALGAERPCLCSDDYGYYEHDRVLTTPSYSAYIRIGEGCSNRCTFCAIPMIRGPYRSRNEEAILREIRSLACSGVREHILVAQDTTRYGTEDHPHTTLPDLMKKAAAIDGVDWLRVLYCYPDETNDALLDVLADVDNVCPYLDIPVQHINAEMLKRMHRRGTREDILRCVRGARERGLTLRTTLIVGFPGETEDQFRELMDFVEKTEFDRLGAFAYSPEEGTPAAKMPDQIPDEIKQERLDRLMTLQQKISLKRNKARIGSVEQVLVTDTDGKGNILGRSCREAPETDGEIYVSCGDARPQPGQFIPVQILSAEEYDLRGKML